One genomic window of Punica granatum isolate Tunisia-2019 chromosome 1, ASM765513v2, whole genome shotgun sequence includes the following:
- the LOC116200623 gene encoding pentatricopeptide repeat-containing protein At1g79490, mitochondrial yields MIRCSRKSLALNPNFLKSYSSLRAFSSPTPCDFPTTSSVDHTRGFHEATRSPLPILGFKKGGPLSLLLAAKAPYPSCNFLRSYCSENIGRDGVKSSEWTEEIEYLDESGGVIYTGKGVRSVEPGLDDHVMIGDIRKPLHNISAVAKIVEVVKRWKWGPELETQLDKLQFVPNTTHIVQALKVINESDASLSLFRWAKRQPWYVPNDECYLMLFDGLNQNRDFDGIQQLFDEMVSGKGIAASATAYNRVIQYLAKAEKLEVSFCCFKKARDSGCKIDAQTYNALINVFLNKGLPYKAFEIYESMEAAESSLEGSTYELMIPSLAKSGRLDAAMKLFQEMKSRRYRPSYNVFASLVDSMGKAGRLDTSMKVYMELPVHGLRPSATMFVSLIESFVKAGKLETGIRLWDDMKKAGFRPNFGLYTLIIESHAKSGKLDIAMSAFTDMEKAGFLPTPSTYSCLLEMHAASGQVDAAMKLYNSMTNAGLKPGLSTCTALLTLLANKKLVDVAAKILLEMKSMGFSVDVSASDVLMVYIKDGSVDLALRWLQFMGSSGIRTNNFIIRQLFESCMKNGLYESAKPLLETYVNSAAKVDLILYTSILAYMVRCQEEQQERQLMAILSATRHKAHDFMCGLFTGPEQRKQPVLSFVREFFHGIDYELEEGAARYFVNVLLNYLVLMGQINRARCVWKVAYENKLFPKAIVFDQHIAWSLDVRNLSVGAALIAVVHTLHRFRKRMLYYGVIPRRIKLVTGPTLKIVVAQMLSSVESPFEVSKVVLRAPGDSVMQWFKKPIVQQFLLNEIPSRADILMHKLNILFPSSAPEIRSLSPPKPLMSGKSF; encoded by the coding sequence ATGATTCGTTGCAGTAGAAAATCACTTGCTCTGAACCCTAACTTCCTCAAATCCTACTCCTCTCTCCGCGCCTTCTCTTCCCCAACCCCGTGCGACTTCCCCACCACCTCCTCCGTTGACCACACACGCGGCTTCCATGAAGCCACCCGAAGCCCCCTTCCGATATTAGGCTTTAAAAAGGGAGGCCCACTTTCATTACTACTCGCAGCTAAAGCTCCCTACCCCAGCTGTAATTTCCTCAGAAGCTACTGCTCCGAAAACATTGGCCGGGATGGCGTTAAGTCGAGCGAGTGGACTGAGGAGATCGAGTATCTCGATGAATCGGGCGGTGTCATATACACCGGCAAGGGCGTGCGGTCGGTGGAGCCGGGGCTCGATGACCACGTCATGATTGGTGACATCAGGAAGCCCCTCCACAACATCTCCGCAGTCGCGAAGATCGTCGAGGTCGTGAAGCGGTGGAAATGGGGGCCCGAGCTCGAGACCCAACTAGACAAGCTCCAGTTCGTCCCCAACACGACCCATATCGTACAGGCTCTGAAGGTCATCAACGAGAGCGACGCGTCTCTCAGCCTCTTTCGCTGGGCTAAGCGGCAACCTTGGTACGTGCCCAATGATGAGTGTTACCTTATGCTGTTTGATGGGTTGAATCAAAACAGAGACTTCGATGGGATTCAGCAACTGTTTGATGAAATGGTTTCTGGTAAAGGCATTGCTGCTTCTGCTACGGCTTACAATCGGGTTATTCAGTACTTGGCTAAAGCCGAGAAATTGGAGGTTTCGTTCTGTTGTTTCAAGAAAGCCCGAGATTCGGGCTGTAAGATCGATGCGCAGACATATAATGCCCTCATTAACGTGTTCTTGAACAAGGGCTTGCCTTACAAGGCGTTCGAGATATATGAGAGCATGGAAGCGGCTGAAAGTTCGTTGGAGGGGTCGACTTATGAGTTAATGATTCCTAGCCTGGCTAAATCGGGCCGCCTCGATGCCGCTATGAAGCTCTTCCAAGAAATGAAATCAAGGAGGTACCGCCCGAGCTATAATGTCTTTGCCTCGCTGGTTGATTCCATGGGGAAAGCTGGGAGACTCGATACGTCCATGAAGGTTTATATGGAATTGCCGGTTCACGGTTTAAGGCCCTCTGCAACAATGTTTGTTTCCCTGATTGAGTCGTTTGTGAAGGCGGGCAAGTTGGAGACCGGGATTAGGCTATGGGATGACATGAAGAAGGCTGGGTTCAGGCCTAATTTCGGGCTATACACTCTGATCATCGAGTCCCATGCAAAGTCGGGGAAGCTGGACATTGCGATGTCTGCCTTCACAGATATGGAGAAGGCTGGATTCTTGCCAACCCCATCCACCTACTCCTGTCTCTTGGAGATGCATGCTGCTTCTGGACAAGTAGATGCTGCCATGAAGCTTTACAATTCCATGACCAATGCAGGCCTGAAACCGGGTCTTAGCACTTGTACTGCCCTCTTGACTCTCTTGGCCAATAAGAAGCTCGTGGATGTAGCTGCAAAGATACTGCTCGAGATGAAATCAATGGGATTCTCTGTAGATGTGAGTGCCAGTGATGTCCTGATGGTATATATCAAGGACGGTTCTGTTGATCTTGCTTTGAGGTGGCTACAGTTCATGGGATCATCTGGTATTAGGACGAACAACTTTATCATTAGACAGCTGTTTGAATCTTGCATGAAGAACGGTCTATATGAGTCCGCCAAGCCCCTCCTAGAGACCTACGTGAACTCTGCAGCAAAGGTGGATCTGATACTCTACACATCGATTCTCGCCTATATGGTAAGGTGCCAGGAAGAGCAGCAGGAGAGGCAGCTGATGGCTATACTAAGTGCGACGAGACACAAAGCCCATGACTTTATGTGTGGGCTGTTCACCGGCCCAGAACAGAGGAAGCAGCCTGTCTTATCATTTGTTCGGGAGTTCTTCCATGGGATTGACTATGAACTGGAAGAAGGGGCAGCTAGGTATTTTGTGAACGTTCTCCTTAATTACCTTGTCCTAATGGGGCAGATTAACAGGGCTCGATGCGTTTGGAAAGTCGCATATGAGAATAAACTCTTCCCAAAAGCAATCGTGTTTGATCAGCACATTGCATGGTCCCTCGATGTCAGGAATTTGTCCGTGGGGGCTGCTCTTATAGCTGTTGTGCATACCCTCCATAGGTTCAGGAAGAGGATGCTTTACTACGGTGTGATACCAAGAAGAATCAAGTTAGTTACAGGGCCCACTTTGAAGATTGTAGTTGCACAGATGCTTAGCTCAGTGGAATCCCCTTTCGAGGTTAGTAAGGTGGTTCTCAGAGCTCCAGGGGATTCGGTGATGCAGTGGTTCAAGAAACCAATCGTTCAGCAGTTTCTTCTGAATgaaatcccatcgagggctgACATTCTCATGCACaagttaaatatattatttcccAGCTCGGCTCCTGAGATTAGATCTTTGTCCCCTCCTAAGCCCCTCATGTCTGGGAAATCATTTTAA
- the LOC116193134 gene encoding polyadenylation and cleavage factor homolog 4-like, with protein MKLLGTQRLTSARRLGARREYYSEDACSNRLKTSTSYSNVINEPGHRQNLRRALIDAYGNDERESSSESRVSVDRVGNTEVAMLSWLDTEEEEFDWEVMNLSVSRSSTNQSMASHCYQAARTSADSRTPASRHFVNRGTRRKLATAFSSSGMHCHSSAGEPATVKARYADPTSSAKLFPYINQHGSQLPLGNSIPPSMTQMRGSLNSTVADTVTDREQNEPLDSLVSRGMISMKPAVFPSQQPVSLPVSRRSQAQATPLAPQCFHQPTVSGSIPRGPLRAMPPAPSNLLRVARPPLPISNIPSSSLHLPRGPMPPLPSGALPALSISQGPGNQLARGAFSDLISSLMSQGLISLANQAPLVQDSVGLEFDVNHLKVRHESAVKALYADLPRQCTTCGLRLRSQDEHSSHMDWHVSKNRTAKNRKHNSSRKWYVSTSMWLSGAEALVAEAVPGFFTTETTEEKKSDEEMAVPADEDQTVCALCREPFEDFYSDEVEEWMYKGAVYLNAPPDGSTTGLDRSQLGPVVHAKCRSESSGAPAENF; from the exons ATGAAG TTATTAGGAACCCAGAGATTGACGTCGGCTAGAAGATTAGGCGCTCGAAGAGAATACTATTCTGAGGATGCCTGCAGTAATCGGCTCAAAACATCTACATCTTATTCTAATGTCATCAATGAGCCCGGGCATCGGCAGAATCTTAGAAGAGCTTTAATTGATGCCTATGGGAATGATGAAAGGGAAAGTTCATCAGAAAGTAGAGTTTCTGTTGATCGTGTGGGCAATACCGAGGTAGCTATGTTATCTTGGCTAGATACTGAAGAAGAGGAGTTTGACTGGGAAGTTATGAATCTATCAGTATCGAGAAGCAGCACAAATCAGAGCATGGCTTCTCATTGTTATCAGGCAGCAAGGACGTCTGCTGACAGCCGTACTCCGGCTTCACGACACTTTGTTAACAGAGGAACCAGAAGGAAGCTTGCGACAGCATTTTCTTCCAGTG GTATGCACTGCCACTCATCTGCAGGAGAACCTGCGACTGTCAAGGCACGGTATGCAGATCCAACTTCATCTGCGAAATTGTTTCCCTATATTAATCAGCACGGGTCTCAGCTGCCCCTCGGGAACTCTATACCGCCGAGCATGACACAGATGAGGGGTTCATTGAACTCGACAGTGGCTGATACTGTAACAGATAGAGAGCAGAATGAGCCTTTAGATAGTTTAGTTAGCCGGGGTATGATTTCGATGAAACCTGCAGTTTTCCCGAGCCAGCAACCTGTTTCGTTGCCTGTGAGTCGGCGCAGTCAAGCGCAAGCCACTCCCTTAGCTCCGCAGTGTTTCCATCAGCCTACTGTTTCAGGATCTATTCCACGGGGTCCCCTTCGTGCGATGCCTCCAGCGCCTTCGAATCTTCTGCGTGTGGCGCGCCCTCCTTTGCCAATCTCGAACATTCCAAGCAGCTCCTTACATCTTCCCAGGGGACCTATGCCTCCTCTGCCTTCGGGCGCTTTGCCAGCCTTATCAATTTCCCAAGGTCCCGGTAATCAATTAGCTAGAGGTGCATTCTCTGATTTGATAAGTTCTCTCATGTCTCAAGGATTGATCTCGCTGGCAAATCAAGCCCCTCTAGTACAG gACTCTGTTGGACTTGAGTTTGACGTGAACCATCTTAAGGTTCGACATGAATCTGCTGTCAAAGCCCTCTATGCTGATTTGCCCAGGCAATGCACCACATGTGGGCTCCGGCTTAGAAGCCAAGATGAGCACAGCAGTCACATGGACTGGCATGTGAGTAAGAATCGGACTGCCAAGAATCGCAAACACAATTCTTCTCGGAAATGGTATGTCAGCACGAGCATGTGGCTCAGTGGTGCAGAGGCATTGGTCGCTGAGGCAGTTCCTGGGTTCTTTACCACCGAGACCACCGAGGAGAAGAAAAGCGATGAGGAAATGGCTGTCCCAGCAGATGAAGATCAGACTGTATGCGCGCTCTGCAGGGAGCCGTTCGAAGATTTTTATAGCGATGAGGTGGAAGAATGGATGTATAAAGGAGCAGTTTACTTGAATGCACCTCCTGATGGCTCAACCACAGGATTAGATAGGTCTCAGTTGGGCCCTGTAGTTCATGCTAAATGCAGGTCAGAATCAAGTGGTGCACCCGCTGAAAATTTTTGA
- the LOC116200632 gene encoding metal tolerance protein 9-like: MAKGTMKSPAGGGTGGHVIGESRRELLSPENTDHVVGHEALDLDIVDDVYASPTSPSTTSVLPSSWRLNLSEFRLPQSSPNRRRHHSRRFSCRRILPTPTRRKERRIAEYYKKQEALYEGYNEMETMTESGCFPGSLTEDEMKQLAKSEKFAIHTSNIANMVLFIAKVYASVESRSMAVIASTLDSFLDLLSGFILWFTANAMRNPNQYRYPIGKKRMQPVGIIVFASVMATLGLQIILESIREIITKSRPETDSEKEKWMIGIMVSVTAVKFVLMVYCRRFNNEIVRTYAQDHFFDVITNSVGLATAVLAIHFYWWIDPTGAIVIAVYTIGTWAKTVVENVWLLIGRTAPPEFIAKLTYLTWNHHEQIRHIDTVRAYTFGSHYFVEVDIVLPEDMLLNQAHNIGEALQEKLEQLPEVERAFVHIDFEFTHRPEHKKNTV, from the exons ATGGCCAAGGGAACAATGAAGTCTCCGGCCGGAGGTGGCACCGGTGGCCATGTCATCGGAGAGTCCCGGAGAGAGCTTTTGTCGCCGGAGAACACCGATCACGTAGTCGGCCACGAGGCCTTGGATTTGGACATAGTCGATGATGTCTACGCTAGCCCAACCTCTCCCTCGACCACGTCTGTCTTGCCATCGTCATGGCGGCTCAACCTCAGCGAGTTCCGCCTCCCTCAGTCGTCTCCCAACCGCCGCCGCCACCACTCCCGCCGCTTCTCTTGCCGCCGTATCCTTCCGACTCCCACCCGCC GGAAAGAACGCAGGATTGCTGAGTACTACAAGAAACAAGAGGCGCTCTACGAAGGATATAATGAGATGGAGACGATGACCGAGTCGGGATGTTTCCCTGGAAGCCTAACCGAG GATGAAATGAAGCAGCTCGCGAAAAGTGAGAAGTTTGCGATCCACACATCGAACATCGCCAACATGGTGCTTTTCATTGCAAAGGTCTATGCCTCTGTCGAGAGCCGATCAATGGCTGTGATTGCCTCGACCTTGGATTCGTTCCTGGACCTGCTGTCGGGCTTCATTCTCTGGTTTACTGCCAATGCCATGAGGAACCCAAACCAGTACCGATACCCGATAGGGAAGAAGCGAATGCAGCCTGTT GGTATCATTGTGTTTGCATCAGTGATGGCAACTCTTGGACTGCAAATCATACTGGAATCCATTCGAGAAATTATCACAAAG TCCCGTCCGGAGACAGACAGTGAGAAGGAGAAGTGGATGATTGGTATTATGGTCTCGGTGACTGCAGTGAAGTTCGTCCTCATGGTGTACTGTCGGAGATTCAACAACGAGATAGTCAGAACCTATGCGCAAGACCATTTCTTCGACGTCATCACCAACTCTGTCGGCCTAGCCACGGCTGTGCTGGCGATCCACTTCTACTGGTGGATCGATCCCACTGGTGCCATTGTG ATCGCTGTGTACACGATAGGCACCTGGGCGAAGACGGTCGTGGAGAATGTGTGGCTGCTGATAGGAAGAACGGCCCCTCCGGAATTCATTGCGAAGCTGACCTATCTCACATGGAACCATCACGAACAGATCAGGCATATTGATACCGTGAGAGCTTACACGTTCGGATCCCACTACTTTGTGGAGGTGGACATAGTGCTGCCCGAAGACATGCTCCTGAATCAGGCCCACAATATCGGCGAGGCCCTCCAGGAGAAGCTCGAGCAGCTCCCAGAAGTCGAGCGAGCCTTCGTGCATATAGACTTCGAGTTCACCCATAGGCCTGAGCACAAGAAGAACACAGTTTGA
- the LOC116191453 gene encoding ALA-interacting subunit 3-like — translation MSSSTAPSSSVAAGSADPSGARRNSKRPKYSRFTQQELPACKPILTPRWVISAFMLVSIVFIPIGVASLFASRDVVEIIDRYDTECIPVDARNDKVKYIQTPGNKTCTRNITVTKQMKRPIYVYYQLDNFYQNHRRYVKSRSDSQLRSNSSANAVSDCKPEDYSNGQVIVPCGLIAWSLFNDTYSFSRSGQQLAVNKRGISWKSDREHKFGKDVFPRNFQNGTLIGGARLNESIPLSEQEDLIVWMRTAALPTFRKLYGKIEEDLQVNDVIQVTLGNNYNTYSFSGKKKLVLSTTSWLGGKNDFLGIAYLTVGGLCFFLAMVFTIVYLVKPRQLGDPSYLSWNRNPGWQ, via the exons ATGAGCTCAAGTACGGCGCCCTCGAGCTCCGTCGCCGCCGGATCGGCCGATCCTTCGGGTGCCCGGAGGAACTCTAAGCGGCCCAAGT ATTCACGGTTCACTCAGCAGGAACTTCCGGCTTGCAAGCCAATTCTGACCCCGCGCTGG GTGATTTCAGCTTTCATGCTTGTCAGCATTGTCTTTATTCCCATCGGAGTTGCTTCCCTGTTTGCTTCGCGCGAT GTGGTTGAGATAATCGATCGGTATGATACTGAATGCATACCAGTAGACGCTAGAAATGATAAGGTTAAATACATTCAGACTCCTGGAAATAAAACCTGCACCAGAAATATAACT GTGACTAAGCAAATGAAGAGGCCTATCTATGTTTACTACCAGCTCGACAACTTCTATCAGAATCATCGCCG GTATGTGAAGAGTCGTAGTGACTCACAGTTGCGGAGTAACAGCAGTGCAAATGCTGTCAGCGACTGCAAACCAGAGGATTATAGTAATGGTCAGGTGATTGTACCTTGTGGTCTTATAGCTTGGAGCTTGTTCAACGATACCTACAGCTTTTCACGTAGTGGCCAACAGTTGGCTGTAAACAAAAGGGGTATCTCATGGAAGAGCGACAGGGAACATAAGTTTGGGAAAGATGTGTTTCCTCGGAACTTCCAAAATGGAACACTAATTGGTGGTGCACGACTCAATGAGTCCATACCA CTGAGTGAGCAGGAAGACCTCATAGTGTGGATGCGAACAGCAGCACTGCCAACTTTCAGGAAATTGTACGGGAAGATTGAGGAAGATCTTCAGGTGAATGATGTCATACAGGTGACTTTGGGGAACAACTACAACACGTACAGCTTCAGCGGGAAGAAGAAGCTTGTGCTGTCCACCACAAGCTGGCTCGGAGGGAAGAACGACTTCCTTGGCATCGCTTACCTCACCGTGGGAGGATTGTGCTTCTTCCTGGCCATGGTTTTCACAATTGTGTATCTCGTCAAGCCAAG GCAACTCGGAGACCCTTCTTACCTTTCGTGGAACAGAAACCCCGGATGGCAGTAG
- the LOC116200643 gene encoding metal tolerance protein 9-like isoform X1, whose translation MISTAFSMPAEVHIRSSSTRYLPLPEKLSDVEVEMASDMRTDSTDYRLELLSPEGHAEPAPRLPSWRLTADEFKLPQKTNGQDSECGLSQVLKTMKRRRKIAEYYRRQERLLKGFGEMDSFMEMGHLPGNLTEDEMKQLARSEKVAIYTSNIANMVLFLAKVYASVESRSLAVIASTLDSLLDLLSGFILWFTAHAMRKPNQLRYPIGKERMQPVGIVVFASVMCTLGLQILFESGRELIMKTQPERDPEKERWMIGIMVSVTIVKFVLMAYCRRFQNDIIRTYAKDHLFDVITNSIGLAAAVLAIRFYWWLDPTGAILIAVYTMNSWARTVIENVGSLIGKTAPAEYIAKLTYLIWNHHWDIKHIATVRAYKCGSFYFVEADIVLPGDMSLNVAHDIGETLQEKLELLPDVERAFVHVDFDSNHPPEHKRPKAP comes from the exons ATGATATCAACGGCATTCTCCATGCCTGCGGAGGTCCATATAAGAAGCAGTAGCACACGTTATCTTCCATTGCCAGAAAAATTATCAGACGTAGAAGTAGAAATGGCGAGTGACATGAGAACTGACTCCACGGATTACCGACTCGAGCTCCTGTCTCCCGAAGGGCACGCTGAGCCAGCTCCGAGGTTGCCTTCGTGGCGACTCACAGCAGATGAGTTTAAGCTTCCTCAGAAAACAAACGGGCAGGATTCAGAATGTGGACTATCCCAAGTTCTCAAGACAATGA AAAGACGGAGGAAGATAGCAGAATACTACAGGAGACAAGAGAGGCTTCTCAAGGGTTTCGGTGAAATGGACTCGTTCATGGAAATGGGACATCTACCCGGAAACTTGACAGAG GATGAAATGAAGCAACTGGCGAGGAGTGAGAAGGTGGCAATATATACATCCAACATAGCGAACATGGTGCTGTTCCTGGCGAAAGTTTATGCATCAGTGGAGAGCAGATCTCTCGCTGTCATAGCTTCGACTCTGGACTCACTGCTAGATCTGTTATCAGGTTTCATTCTATGGTTCACTGCTCATGCAATGAGAAAACCGAACCAGCTCCGCTACCCCATTGGCAAGGAAAGGATGCAGCCTGTG GGTATAGTTGTCTTTGCATCAGTAATGTGCACTCTTGGACTGCAGATATTGTTTGAATCGGGGAGGGAACTCATCATGAAG ACTCAACCCGAAAGAGATCCTGAGAAGGAGAGGTGGATGATCGGGATTATGGTTTCAGTCACAATAGTAAAGTTTGTGCTCATGGCTTATTGTCGCAGATTCCAGAACGACATCATCAGGACATATGCAAAAGATCACTTATTCGACGTGATCACCAACTCAATAGGTCTAGCAGCTGCTGTTCTAGCTATTCGGTTTTACTGGTGGCTTGACCCTACTGGGGCTATCCTA ATAGCAGTGTACACGATGAACTCATGGGCGAGGACCGTCATTGAGAATGTGGGTTCACTAATCGGGAAAACTGCACCAGCAGAGTATATTGCAAAACTGACGTACCTCATATGGAACCATCACTGGGACATCAAGCACATCGCAACGGTGAGAGCATACAAGTGTGGCTCCTTCTACTTCGTGGAAGCCGACATAGTCTTACCAGGAGATATGTCTCTCAATGTGGCTCATGACATAGGAGAGACGCTTCAAGAGAAACTTGAGCTTTTGCCTGATGTCGAGAGAGCTTTCGTTCATGTGGACTTTGACAGTAATCACCCTCCAGAGCACAAGAGACCTAAGGCGCCCTGA
- the LOC116192058 gene encoding glyceraldehyde-3-phosphate dehydrogenase GAPCP2, chloroplastic, whose translation MALSSVIRSAPAVSSPLLRSSSPADASLPSSARFKVPSANVTVSNLQSSFFGATISTGSVSLQTSNRKSLEPIRATATEVPPVIPKSRSSSSIKVGINGFGRIGRLVLRIASSRDDIDVVAVNDPFIDAKYMAYMFKYDSTHGVFDGTINVVDDSTLEINGKTVKVEKKRNPEDIPWGYHGAEYVVESSGVFTTLGKASAHLKAGARKVVISAPSADAPMFVVGVNEKTYNSSMDIVSNASCTTNCLAPIAKVVHEEFGIVEGLMTTVHATTATQKTVDGPSMKDWRGGRGAAQNIIPSSTGAAKAVGKVLPELNGKLTGMAFRVPTPNVSVVDLTCRLEKSASYEDVKAAIKYASEGPLRGILGYTDEDVVSNDFVGDSRSSIFDAKAGIGLNTSFMKLVSWYDNEWGYSNRVLDLIEHMALVASHK comes from the exons ATGGCTCTTTCCTCCGTCATCAGATCCGCCCCGGCCGTGTCTTCCCCTCTCCTTCGCTCCTCCTCCCCCGCCGACGCCTCCCTTCCCTCCTCTGCCCGATTcaag GTGCCATCTGCTAACGTTACCGTTTCAAATCTTCAGTCTTCATTTTTCGGGGCTACTATCTCAACAGGATCAGTTTCCTTACA gACAAGCAATAGGAAGAGCCTAGAACCTATCAGGGCAACAGCGACTGAAGTACCTCCTGTGATTCCCA AATCACGAAGCAGCAGCAGTATTAAGGTTGGAATCAATG GCTTTGGTCGAATTGGAAGGTTGGTATTGAGAATAGCAAGCTCCAGAGATGACATTGATGTCGTAGCTGTCAACGATCCTTTTATTGATGCCAAATACATG GCTTACATGTTCAAATACGACTCCACCCATGGTGTTTTTGATGGAACCATCAACGTTGTAGATGATTCCACATTGGAAATTAATGGGAAGACAGttaaagttgaaaaaaaaag AAACCCAGAAGATATACCATGGGGTTACCATGGGGCTGAGTACGTTGTTGAATCGTCTGGAGTTTTCACAACACTGGGGAAGGCCTCAGCACACTTGAAG GCTGGTGCCAGAAAAGTGGTAATATCAGCACCTTCTGCCGACGCACCTATGTTTGTGGTTGGTGTAAATGAAAAGACATACAACTCGAGCATGGATATTGTTTCCAATGCTAGCTGCACCACCAATTGCCTTGCTCCTATTGCTAAG GTTGTGCATGAGGAATTTGGTATTGTCGAAGGTTTAATGACAACTGTTCATGCAACTACTG CTACCCAAAAAACTGTCGATGGCCCTTCCATGAAAGATTGGCGTGGGGGTCGTGGAGCTGCTCAGAACATCATCCCCAGTTCAACTGGTGCTGCCAAG GCCGTTGGAAAAGTTCTTCCTGAATTAAATGGAAAACTCACCGGGATGGCTTTCCGAGTTCCAACGCCCAATGTCTCTGTTGTAGATTTAACTTGCCGACTTGAGAAGAGTGCTTCCTATGAGGATGTGAAGGCAGCCATTAA GTATGCATCTGAAGGACCACTTAGAGGCATTCTAGGATACACGGACGAGGATGTCGTCTCGAATGATTTTGTTGGGGACTCAAG GTCAAGCATATTTGACGCCAAGGCCGGGATTGGTTTGAACACCTCCTTCATGAAGCTTGTTTCTTGGTACGACAACGAATGGGGATACAG CAACCGAGTGCTGGACTTGATAGAGCACATGGCTTTGGTGGCATCCCACAAATGA
- the LOC116200643 gene encoding metal tolerance protein 9-like isoform X2 — protein MISTAFSMPAEVHIRSSSTRYLPLPEKLSDVEVEMASDMRTDSTDYRLELLSPEGHAEPAPRLPSWRLTADEFKLPQKTNGQDSECGLSQVLKTMKRRRKIAEYYRRQERLLKGFGEMDSFMEMGHLPGNLTEDEMKQLARSEKVAIYTSNIANMVLFLAKVYASVESRSLAVIASTLDSLLDLLSGFILWFTAHAMRKPNQLRYPIGKERMQPVTQPERDPEKERWMIGIMVSVTIVKFVLMAYCRRFQNDIIRTYAKDHLFDVITNSIGLAAAVLAIRFYWWLDPTGAILIAVYTMNSWARTVIENVGSLIGKTAPAEYIAKLTYLIWNHHWDIKHIATVRAYKCGSFYFVEADIVLPGDMSLNVAHDIGETLQEKLELLPDVERAFVHVDFDSNHPPEHKRPKAP, from the exons ATGATATCAACGGCATTCTCCATGCCTGCGGAGGTCCATATAAGAAGCAGTAGCACACGTTATCTTCCATTGCCAGAAAAATTATCAGACGTAGAAGTAGAAATGGCGAGTGACATGAGAACTGACTCCACGGATTACCGACTCGAGCTCCTGTCTCCCGAAGGGCACGCTGAGCCAGCTCCGAGGTTGCCTTCGTGGCGACTCACAGCAGATGAGTTTAAGCTTCCTCAGAAAACAAACGGGCAGGATTCAGAATGTGGACTATCCCAAGTTCTCAAGACAATGA AAAGACGGAGGAAGATAGCAGAATACTACAGGAGACAAGAGAGGCTTCTCAAGGGTTTCGGTGAAATGGACTCGTTCATGGAAATGGGACATCTACCCGGAAACTTGACAGAG GATGAAATGAAGCAACTGGCGAGGAGTGAGAAGGTGGCAATATATACATCCAACATAGCGAACATGGTGCTGTTCCTGGCGAAAGTTTATGCATCAGTGGAGAGCAGATCTCTCGCTGTCATAGCTTCGACTCTGGACTCACTGCTAGATCTGTTATCAGGTTTCATTCTATGGTTCACTGCTCATGCAATGAGAAAACCGAACCAGCTCCGCTACCCCATTGGCAAGGAAAGGATGCAGCCTGTG ACTCAACCCGAAAGAGATCCTGAGAAGGAGAGGTGGATGATCGGGATTATGGTTTCAGTCACAATAGTAAAGTTTGTGCTCATGGCTTATTGTCGCAGATTCCAGAACGACATCATCAGGACATATGCAAAAGATCACTTATTCGACGTGATCACCAACTCAATAGGTCTAGCAGCTGCTGTTCTAGCTATTCGGTTTTACTGGTGGCTTGACCCTACTGGGGCTATCCTA ATAGCAGTGTACACGATGAACTCATGGGCGAGGACCGTCATTGAGAATGTGGGTTCACTAATCGGGAAAACTGCACCAGCAGAGTATATTGCAAAACTGACGTACCTCATATGGAACCATCACTGGGACATCAAGCACATCGCAACGGTGAGAGCATACAAGTGTGGCTCCTTCTACTTCGTGGAAGCCGACATAGTCTTACCAGGAGATATGTCTCTCAATGTGGCTCATGACATAGGAGAGACGCTTCAAGAGAAACTTGAGCTTTTGCCTGATGTCGAGAGAGCTTTCGTTCATGTGGACTTTGACAGTAATCACCCTCCAGAGCACAAGAGACCTAAGGCGCCCTGA